Genomic segment of Mycolicibacterium psychrotolerans:
GGGTGGGCCAGGTCGAGCTTCCAGTCGGTGTCGGTGGTGCCGATGATCCAGTGCGTCCCCCACGGGATCACGAACAGCACCGACTTCTCGGTGCGCAGGATGATCGCGACCTCACTGACGATGCGGTCCCGGGGCACCACGATGTGCACGCCCTTGGAGGCGCGCACCCGGAACCGGCCCCGCTGCTTGGACAGCGCCTGGATCTCGTCGGTCCACACGCCGGTGGCGTTGACGACGACGTGTCCGCGCACCTCGGTGACGGTGCCGTCCTCGGAGTCGCGGACCCGCACACCGGTCACCCGGTCGCCTTCCCGCAGCAGCGCCACCACCTGCGTCGACGTCCTCACCACCGCGCCGTAGTGCGCCGCGGTGCGGGCCACCATCATGGTGTGCCGGGCGTCGTCGACCACCGTGTCGTAATAGCGGATGCCGCCGATCAGCGAGCTGCGCTTCAGCCCGGGTGAGAGCCGCAACGCACCGGCGCGCGTCAGATGTTTCTGTGCCGGAACGGATTTCGCGCCGCCGAGGCTGTCGTAGAGGAAAATGCCCGCCGCGATGTAGGGCCGTTCCCACAAGCGGTTGGTCAGCGGGAACAGGAACGGCAGCGGCTTGACCAGATGCGGCGCCAGCGTGGTCAGCGACAGCTCGCGTTCGTGCAGAGCCTCCCGCACCAGACCGAACTCGAGTTGCTCGAGGTAGCGCAGTCCGCCGTGGAACATCTTGCTGCTTCGACTCGAGGTGCCCGACGCGAAGTCGCGCGCCTCGACGAGGGCCACCTTCAACCCTCGGGTCGCGGCGTCGAGCGCCGCGCCGGCGCCGACGACACCTCCGCCGATGACGACGACGTCGAACTGCTCAGCGCCGAGCCGCTGCCACGCTCGTGCACGCTGATCTGGGCCGAGAAACGAGTCCGGGGCCTGGTTGCTCACACGCACCTTCCTTGTTACCGGTCAGTACGCAACCAGACTACGTGGCTCAGTCCAGATCGTCGTGCGCCATCAACCGGCGCGCGGCCTCGACGATCGATCCGGACAACGACGGATACACCGACAGCGTCTGCGCCAGGTCGGTCACCGAGATGCGGTTCTGCACCGCCAGCGCGATCGGCAGGATCAGCTCCGAGGCGATCGGCGCCACCACCACCCCGCCGATCACCACGCCCGTCGCCGGACGGCAGAAGATCTTCACGAAACCGTGCCTGAGCAGCGACATCTTCGCTCTGGCATTGGTGTTCAACGGCAACATCAGCGTGCGGGCGGGGACACTGCCGTCATCGATGGCCGACTGCGGGATCCCGACCGCGCCGATCTCGGGGCGGGTGAACGTCGCCGACGCGACGGTGCGCAACCGGATCGGGGACACGCCCTCGCCGAGCGCGTGGTACATCGCGATGCGGCCCTGCATCGCCGCGACCGAGGCCAACGGCAACAGCCCGGTGCAGTCGCCGGCGGCGTAGACGCCCGAGGCGGGCGTGCGCGACACCCGGTCGACCGGGATGTAACCGCCCGGCTTGAGCTCGACACCGATGCGGTCGAGGCCAAGGCCCGCGGTGTTGGGCACCGAACCCACGGTCATCAGCGCGTGGCTGCCCTCGACGACGCGGCCGTCGGCGATCGCGACCCGGACACCCGTGTCGGTGCGGGTGACCGAGTCGGCGCGGGCGTTCTTGACCAGCGTCACGCCGCGCTCGTTGAACACCTCCTCGAGCGCCGCCGCCGCATCCGAGTCCTCATGGGGAAGGATCTGGTCGCGGCTCGCCACGACCGTCACCGTCACGCCGAGTTCGGTGTAGGCGTTGCAGAACTCCGCACCCGTCACACCGGAACCCACGATGATCAGGTGCTCGGGCAGCGTCTCCAGGTCGTACACCTGCCGCCAGGTCAGGATCCGGTCGCCGTCGGGCACCGCGTTGGGCAGCACCCGGGGGCTGGCGCCGGTCGCGATCAGCACGATGTCGGCCTTGAGCACGCCCACCTTGCCGTCGGGCGTGGTGACCTTGACGCGGTGGTGGGCCATGCCGGCGATGTCGTCGACGAGCTCAGCGCGGCCGCCGATGATCGTGACGCCCTGGTTGAGCAGCTGACTGCCGATGTCGGCGGACTGGGAGGCGGCCAGCGTCTTGACACGGTTGTTGATCTCCGGCAGCGAGATCGGCGCCGCGTCGATGCCGATGTCGTAGCCGAGACCCTGGGCGCGGCGCAGTTCCGTGCGCACGCCGGTGGAGGCGATCAGCGTTTTGGAGGGCACGCAGTCATACAGCACGCAGGCGCCGCCCAGACCGTCGGAGTCGACCACCGTCACCTGCGCGACGTCGCGCCCGTGGCCGGCCGCGACCAGTGCCGCCTCGTACCCCGCCGGCCCGCCGCCGATGATCACGATCCGCGTTACCACGCCACCAACCTATTGCACAGAGATGCGTTTAAGCTTCTCGCGTGCCGCTCTACGCCGCCTACGGGTCGAACATGCATCCCGAGCAGATGCTGCAACGCGCCCCTCATTCGCCGATGGCGGGCACGGGCTGGCTGCACGGGTGGCGGCTGACGTTCGGCGGCGAGGACATCGGCTGGGAAGGCGCGCTGGCGACCATCGTCGAGGACCCGGGATCCAAGGTGTTCGTCGTGCTCTACGACGTCACCAAAGAGGACGAGGAGAACCTCGACCGCTGGGAGGGCTCGGAACTCGGTATCCACAAGAAGATCCGCTGCCGGGTGGAACGCACCGCGTCGGACACCAACACCGACCCCGCGTTGGCGTGGCTGTATGTGGTGGATGCCTGGGAAGGCGGCATCCCGTCGGCACGCTATCTCGGAGTGATGGCCGACGCGGCCGAAATCGCCGGGGCCCCAGCGGAATACGTGTACGACCTGCGGACGCGGCCGTCGAGCAACATCGGCCCGGGCCCAGGAGGCTAGGGTTTACTTCCCCTGTCCCGATGGTCGGCGAGCGCGCGTGTTTGTACGTCGACGCGCCGCCCGCGCTGGCATTCTGCGCGCGCTCACGCCGCGCGAGCGCGCCATAGCTGCCGTTCGATGCGCGCGACCATCTCCCTTGCGCGATAGCGCACGTCGTCAGACACGATCGGCACCACAGTCCAGTCGACGTCAGCCAGCGCGTTCTGCCGACGTCGATCACTGACCATCGCCTCCGGCCCGGAGTGCCAGGCGACTCCGTCGTACTCCGCGGCCACCCGGTCATCCGGCCACGCGAAGTCGAGTCGGCGCAGATCCCCATTGCCGTCGACGATCTCGTACTGCAATTCCGGGACGGGCAGACCTCCGTCGAGCATGGCCAGACGTGCCTCACTTTCCATCGGCGACTCCGACCGCGGGTCGGCGAGGGGCAGCAGATCGCGGACCGCGACGATGCCGCGACGGCCCTTCTGCTCCACGGCAGCACGCCACAGATCCGGGCGGCTGCAGGTGCCACTGCGCAACGCCGCGTCGAGCGTGGCCAGAGCCCTCGGACGCCGGAGAGCGCGGGCGACCTCGACAGCGGTCCAGGCGGGCGAGGTCGCGCGGCGGCCGTCCACCACGACCAGCGGCGCACCGTCGCGTCGATGCACCACCAGGCCGTCGGCATTCCGGAGCGCGCACCGCGGCGGGTCGAGGACGTGGAGTTCGGCCGGCTGCTCGGTGTCGAAGCCGAACATCGCCGCAGCCGTGCCCAGACAGACCGCGACCGGCCGACCGCAGGAGAGGTCGAGGCCGCGCAGCCTGAGCTGATCGGTGGGTTCCCCGACGCAGTAGATGCCCTGCCACAACCGTTCCAGCACACCGGTATTCACGGCCGCCTCGAAGCGGCGCCGGGTGAGGTGCTGCAGGATCTGTGCGCTGGTGGCCACCCCGCCCTGGCCGGCGAAAAGTGCATCCAGTTGATCGTCCATGCGGTCATGCTGTGCGCGGGCTCGAGCTCTCGGCCAGAGCCTCGACGGCGATCTGGGGATGGACGCGCAGTTATGCACAACTCGCGGGGCGCGAGCGCGCGTCAAATGCCAGAGGCGGCGGCGCGTCGGTGTACAAACACGCGCGCTCGCGGGGCTCAGGCGGAGTGGTCGATGATGTTGACCAGCAGGCGCACCCCGACACCCAGGGCACGCTCATCGAGGTCGAACGTCGGCTGGTGCAGATCCAACTGCGGGCCCTGTCCGCTCCACACCCCGAGTCGTGCCATCGCGCCCGGCACCTCCTCCAGATACCAGGAGAAGTCCTCGCCGCCGCCGGACTGCCGCGTGTCGGCGAGCACGTTGGGGCCGATCGCCTCGATGGCGTGAGTGAGAATGCGCGTGGACACCGCTTCGTTGACCACCGGCGGCACACCCCGCCGGTAGTTCACCACGTGCTCGATGCCCAGCGGGGCGAGCAGCGACGAAACCGTCTCGGTGACAAGGTCTTCCATCGTCACCCATGTCTCACGGCTGGCCGTGCGGATGGTGCCGGCCAGCGTGCCGGTCTGCGGGATCGCGTTGGCGGCCACCCCGGCGTTCACCGCACCCCACACCATCACCGTGCTGTTGCGCGGATCGATGCGCCTTGACAGCACGCCGGGCAGACCGGTGATCAGCGTGCCGATCCCGTAGACCAGATCACCGGTCAGATGCGGCCGCGACGTGTGTCCGCCCGGCGAATGCAGCACCACCTCGAGCTGATCGGCCGCCGACGTGATGGGGCCGGGCTTGACCGCCACGCGGCCGACCGCCAGATGCGGGTCGCAGTGCAACGCATAGATCCGCGACACCCCGGTCAGCGCGCCCGCCGAGATCGCGTCGATCGCTCCCCCCGGCATCAGTTCCTCGGCGGCCTGGAAGATCAGCCGCACCCCGACCGGCAGCTCCGGCACCGACGCTAGCGCCAGCGCGGCGCCCAACAGCACCACGGTGTGCGCGTCGTGACCGCAGGCGTGCGCGATGCCCGGCACCAGCGACGCGTAAGGCGCCTCGGTCCGCTCGGCCATCGGCAACGCGTCCATATCGGCGCGCAGCGCCACCCGCGGCCCGTCATCCGGGCCGAAATCGCACGTGAGACCCGTCCCACCGGGCAGCACCTTGGGGTTGAGCCCCGCGTCGGCCAGCACCGAGGCGACGAACTGCGTCGTCGCGAACTCCTGGCGGCCCAATTCGGGATGCATGTGCAGATGCCGCCGCCACGCCACCAGATCGTCGTAGCGAGCGGACAGGAACCGCGCCGCGGCGTGCGCCAACACACTCATGAGGCCCGCCTCTGCTGCAGCTCCAGCACCCGGTCCCGCTGTGCGGCGTCGCCGGCCAACGCCACCACGGTGCGGGCCAGCATGATCGCCCCCTCGATGACCGCGGTGTCCGCGCTCTCGCCGGCCGCGGCGGCCGCGAACTCCGGTTGGTGGATCGACGCACCGCCGGCGTCGATGCCGACGATCGGGTGGATCCCCGGCATCACCTGCGTGACATTGCCCATGTCCGTGCTGCCCAACGGCACTGACGCCTCGACCTCCTCGGGAACCGGGCTGCGACCGAACCGCAGCATCTCCGCCCGCACCGTCGCCGACAGCCACCGGTCGGGAATCAACTCGGCGTAGGCGGGCGCGGTCTCGGAGACGGTGTGCTCGCAGCCGGTGGCCACCGCACCCGCGGCGAAACATCCCGCCATCCGGGATTCCAACGCGCGCAACGACTCCGAGTTCGTCGCCCGCATCGTGTAGCGCATCTCCGCCGACGCCGGAATGACGTTGGCGGCCTGACCGCCGTCGGTGACGATGCCGTGGCACATCTGCCCCGGGGCGAGCTGCTGGCGCAGCAGACCGATCGCGACCTGCGCGACGGTCACCGCGTCCGCGGCGTTGACGCCGAGGTATGGCGCGACAGCGGCGTGCGCTTCGCGGCCGGCGTAGCGGATCGTCGCCTCCGAGAGGGCCAGTGAGCGGGCCGCGGCGATGTCGATCGGACCGGGGTGCAGCATCACCGTCGCGGCGATGTCGTCGAACACCCCGGCGTCGAGCATCAGGACCTTGCCTCCCCCGGCCTCCTCGGCAGGCGTGCCGAGCAGCACCACCGTCAACCCGAGGTCGTCGGCCACGTCGGCCAGCGCGAGCGCGGTCCCGACGGCCGATGCCGCGATGATGTTGTGCCCGCAGGCGTGCCCGATGCCGGGCAGCGCGTCGTACTCGGCGCAGATCCCGACGACGAGCGGGCCGCTGCCGAACTCGGCCCGGAACGCGGTGTCCAGCCCGCCTGCGCCCGCCGTCACCGCGAAGCCCCGCTCGGCCACCAGGGCCTGCGTCTTGGCGCAGCTGCGGTGTTCGTCGAATGCCAGTTCGGGCTCGGCGTGCAGAGAATGCGACAACTCGAGCAACTCACCGCTGCGCCGGCGCACCACGTCCTCAGCGGTCGTCGACGCATGAGACGACGACGCGGCGGCGGTGGGCATGCAGGCAAGTATCTCACTGCCCCGGCACCCCCACTAAGCTGCCGGTCGTGGACGATCCCGGGGCAGCCGCGCAGCAGGCGGCCCGGGGCCTGGCCGAACGCACCGGCGTGGACCGCCACGACGTCGCGGTCGTCCTCGGATCGGGATGGGCACCGGCCGCGTCGCAACTCGGGGAACCGACCGCCGTCGTCCCGATGGCCGAGTTGCCCGGCTTCACCCCGCCCGCCGCGCAGGGCCACGGCGGACAGGTGCTGTCCCTGCGAATCGGCACCCACCGGGTTCTCGTGCTGCTGGGCCGGATTCACGCCTACGAGGGCCACGACCTGCGCCACGTCGTGCATCCGGTGCGCACCGCCTGTGCCGCGGGCGTGCACACCGTGGTGCTGACCAACGCCGCCGGCGGCCTGCGCCCGGAGTTCAGCGTGGGTCAGCCGGTGCTGATCAGCGACCACCTCAACCTCACCGCGCGCTCCCCGCTCGTCGGCGCGCAGTTCGTCGACCTGGTCGACGCGTACGCGCCGCGGCTGCGCGCCCTCGCGCGGGAGATCGACCCGACCCTGGCCGAGGGCGTCTACGCCGGCCTGCCCGGACCGCACTACGAGACGCCCGCCGAGATCCGGATGCTGCGCACGTTGGGCGCCGACCTCGTCGGGATGTCGACCGTGCACGAGACCATCGCGGCGCGCGCGGCCGGCGCGGCGGTGCTGGGGGTGTCGCTGGTGACGAACCTGGCCGCCGGGATGACCGGACAGCCGCTGAGCCACGACGAGGTGCTCGAGGCCGGACGTCAGTCGGCCACGCGGATGGGTTCCCTGCTCTCGGCGGTGATCTCCCGGCTCTGATCCCGGCCGATCCGCCGGCTCGCCCACACCACGGCGCGGGCCAGCAGCGGCGCCGCGAAGAGCATCATCAGGATCCGCACCACCTGCGCGGCGATCACGAACGTCACGTTGGACCCGGTCTCGACCGCGGTGGCCAGCACCGCGTACACGCCGCCGGGACTGGTTGCGAGATACCCCTCGAGCGGCGTCAGGCCGGCGACGCGGGCCAGCAGCACGCCCAGACCCGCGGTGGCGACCCCGATCGCGACGATGAGGGCGATCGCGGCGGGCAGCAGCCGGCCGACCGCGCGCAGCGACGCACGCGTGAACGCCAGACCGGCCTGCCAGCCGATCAGCACATAACCGGCCTGCACGAGCAGCGTCGGCACCCACAGGCCGAACGAGAATCCGCTGACCTCTAGGGCGACGGTGAGCGCCAGCGGGCCGAGAAGCCCGGCGCCGGGCAGCCGGATGAGCCGTCCGACGACGGCACCGACGATCACCAGCACGACGAGCATCGCCAGGCTCAGGTACCACGGCGCCTGGCCGGGTTGCGTCACGGCGTCAGCGCCGGCCCGGGACTTGTCGGCGTGGTAGATCAGCGTGACCACGACCGGCATCGACGCGGTGACCAGCCCGACCCGCAGGTACTGCACCACGGCCACGACACGGTCGTCGCCGCCGAGCTCCCGCGCGATCGCGACGAGGCCGGACGCGCCGCCGGCGACCAGCGCCAGCGAACCGGTGAGCGGGGTGACAGCGCGGTGAAGCCCGAGCAGCGCGCCGGCGACGACGCTGAGCAGCAGGGTCCCGACCGCGACGCCGAGGACGACGGGCCAGTCATCGCCGAGGGTGCCGAGCGCGTCCTGCTGCACCATCGTGCCGATGTAGACGCCGAGCACCCCCTGTGCGGCGATGCCGAGCGTGCGGGGTACGCCGGCGGGGCCCGCCGACAGCAAGGCGAACGCGATGCCGACGACCAGAGCGGCGAACAGCGCCGCCGACGGCACCCCGAGCACAGTGAGCGGGGCGGTGACCGCCACCGTCGCCGCCAACAGCGCCGCCCACCTGAGTAACTGCTTCCACCACACCATGGTGATCGCAAGTATGCTCTTGGTAATTGAAGATCTCAACGACGGTGTTTCGGGTTGGGCTATGGCCGATGCCAAGGTATAACTTGGTAATGGGCATCGAGGCGTCGGCGGCGACCGAGCTGCGGGAATCGATGATGGCGGTCACCCGCCAGCTGCGGCGGCACCGTCCGGACAACGGCCTGACGCTGAGTCAGATGCAACTGCTCGGCGAGATCAGCCGGGCGGGCGTCACCACACCCGCCGAACTGGGCGTGCGGCTGGGCGTGAAGGCGCAGTCGCTGACCGACTCACTCAACGAGCTCGAGTCGCGGCGACTGATCGCCCGCCGGCCCGACGTCTCCGACCGCCGTCGCCAGCTCGTCGAGATCACCGACGAGGGCACCGTCCTGCTGGAGGCTGACCGCGCCGAACGCGACGCGTGGCTGCACACGACGATGCGGGAACGGCTGTCCACGCTGGAGTTCGA
This window contains:
- a CDS encoding AbrB family transcriptional regulator, with the protein product MVWWKQLLRWAALLAATVAVTAPLTVLGVPSAALFAALVVGIAFALLSAGPAGVPRTLGIAAQGVLGVYIGTMVQQDALGTLGDDWPVVLGVAVGTLLLSVVAGALLGLHRAVTPLTGSLALVAGGASGLVAIARELGGDDRVVAVVQYLRVGLVTASMPVVVTLIYHADKSRAGADAVTQPGQAPWYLSLAMLVVLVIVGAVVGRLIRLPGAGLLGPLALTVALEVSGFSFGLWVPTLLVQAGYVLIGWQAGLAFTRASLRAVGRLLPAAIALIVAIGVATAGLGVLLARVAGLTPLEGYLATSPGGVYAVLATAVETGSNVTFVIAAQVVRILMMLFAAPLLARAVVWASRRIGRDQSREITAESREPIRVAD
- a CDS encoding amidohydrolase; translated protein: MSVLAHAAARFLSARYDDLVAWRRHLHMHPELGRQEFATTQFVASVLADAGLNPKVLPGGTGLTCDFGPDDGPRVALRADMDALPMAERTEAPYASLVPGIAHACGHDAHTVVLLGAALALASVPELPVGVRLIFQAAEELMPGGAIDAISAGALTGVSRIYALHCDPHLAVGRVAVKPGPITSAADQLEVVLHSPGGHTSRPHLTGDLVYGIGTLITGLPGVLSRRIDPRNSTVMVWGAVNAGVAANAIPQTGTLAGTIRTASRETWVTMEDLVTETVSSLLAPLGIEHVVNYRRGVPPVVNEAVSTRILTHAIEAIGPNVLADTRQSGGGEDFSWYLEEVPGAMARLGVWSGQGPQLDLHQPTFDLDERALGVGVRLLVNIIDHSA
- the glpD gene encoding glycerol-3-phosphate dehydrogenase translates to MSNQAPDSFLGPDQRARAWQRLGAEQFDVVVIGGGVVGAGAALDAATRGLKVALVEARDFASGTSSRSSKMFHGGLRYLEQLEFGLVREALHERELSLTTLAPHLVKPLPFLFPLTNRLWERPYIAAGIFLYDSLGGAKSVPAQKHLTRAGALRLSPGLKRSSLIGGIRYYDTVVDDARHTMMVARTAAHYGAVVRTSTQVVALLREGDRVTGVRVRDSEDGTVTEVRGHVVVNATGVWTDEIQALSKQRGRFRVRASKGVHIVVPRDRIVSEVAIILRTEKSVLFVIPWGTHWIIGTTDTDWKLDLAHPAATKADIDYILRTVNTVLATPLTHEDIDGVYAGLRPLLAGESEETSKLSREHAVAVPAPGLVAIAGGKYTTYRVMAEDAIDAAAEFVPTRVAKSITEKVPLMGADGYFALVNQTQSVGKHHDLHPYRVRHLLDRYGSLIDEVLAMADDRPELLEPITDAPVYLKVEAAYAAAAEGALHLEDILARRMRISIEYPHRGVDCAREVAGIVAPVLGWSAQDVDREVETYRARVEAEVLSQTQPDDASADALRVAAPEARAEILEPVPLT
- a CDS encoding NAD(P)H-quinone dehydrogenase → MVTRIVIIGGGPAGYEAALVAAGHGRDVAQVTVVDSDGLGGACVLYDCVPSKTLIASTGVRTELRRAQGLGYDIGIDAAPISLPEINNRVKTLAASQSADIGSQLLNQGVTIIGGRAELVDDIAGMAHHRVKVTTPDGKVGVLKADIVLIATGASPRVLPNAVPDGDRILTWRQVYDLETLPEHLIIVGSGVTGAEFCNAYTELGVTVTVVASRDQILPHEDSDAAAALEEVFNERGVTLVKNARADSVTRTDTGVRVAIADGRVVEGSHALMTVGSVPNTAGLGLDRIGVELKPGGYIPVDRVSRTPASGVYAAGDCTGLLPLASVAAMQGRIAMYHALGEGVSPIRLRTVASATFTRPEIGAVGIPQSAIDDGSVPARTLMLPLNTNARAKMSLLRHGFVKIFCRPATGVVIGGVVVAPIASELILPIALAVQNRISVTDLAQTLSVYPSLSGSIVEAARRLMAHDDLD
- a CDS encoding type IV toxin-antitoxin system AbiEi family antitoxin domain-containing protein, which encodes MDDQLDALFAGQGGVATSAQILQHLTRRRFEAAVNTGVLERLWQGIYCVGEPTDQLRLRGLDLSCGRPVAVCLGTAAAMFGFDTEQPAELHVLDPPRCALRNADGLVVHRRDGAPLVVVDGRRATSPAWTAVEVARALRRPRALATLDAALRSGTCSRPDLWRAAVEQKGRRGIVAVRDLLPLADPRSESPMESEARLAMLDGGLPVPELQYEIVDGNGDLRRLDFAWPDDRVAAEYDGVAWHSGPEAMVSDRRRQNALADVDWTVVPIVSDDVRYRAREMVARIERQLWRARAA
- a CDS encoding MarR family winged helix-turn-helix transcriptional regulator — its product is MGIEASAATELRESMMAVTRQLRRHRPDNGLTLSQMQLLGEISRAGVTTPAELGVRLGVKAQSLTDSLNELESRRLIARRPDVSDRRRQLVEITDEGTVLLEADRAERDAWLHTTMRERLSTLEFDLLMLVAPFLRKLADADTGTLT
- a CDS encoding gamma-glutamylcyclotransferase, which codes for MPLYAAYGSNMHPEQMLQRAPHSPMAGTGWLHGWRLTFGGEDIGWEGALATIVEDPGSKVFVVLYDVTKEDEENLDRWEGSELGIHKKIRCRVERTASDTNTDPALAWLYVVDAWEGGIPSARYLGVMADAAEIAGAPAEYVYDLRTRPSSNIGPGPGG
- a CDS encoding M20 family metallopeptidase, with the translated sequence MPTAAASSSHASTTAEDVVRRRSGELLELSHSLHAEPELAFDEHRSCAKTQALVAERGFAVTAGAGGLDTAFRAEFGSGPLVVGICAEYDALPGIGHACGHNIIAASAVGTALALADVADDLGLTVVLLGTPAEEAGGGKVLMLDAGVFDDIAATVMLHPGPIDIAAARSLALSEATIRYAGREAHAAVAPYLGVNAADAVTVAQVAIGLLRQQLAPGQMCHGIVTDGGQAANVIPASAEMRYTMRATNSESLRALESRMAGCFAAGAVATGCEHTVSETAPAYAELIPDRWLSATVRAEMLRFGRSPVPEEVEASVPLGSTDMGNVTQVMPGIHPIVGIDAGGASIHQPEFAAAAAGESADTAVIEGAIMLARTVVALAGDAAQRDRVLELQQRRAS
- a CDS encoding purine-nucleoside phosphorylase; its protein translation is MDDPGAAAQQAARGLAERTGVDRHDVAVVLGSGWAPAASQLGEPTAVVPMAELPGFTPPAAQGHGGQVLSLRIGTHRVLVLLGRIHAYEGHDLRHVVHPVRTACAAGVHTVVLTNAAGGLRPEFSVGQPVLISDHLNLTARSPLVGAQFVDLVDAYAPRLRALAREIDPTLAEGVYAGLPGPHYETPAEIRMLRTLGADLVGMSTVHETIAARAAGAAVLGVSLVTNLAAGMTGQPLSHDEVLEAGRQSATRMGSLLSAVISRL